One genomic region from Candidatus Tisiphia endosymbiont of Dioctria linearis encodes:
- a CDS encoding AbrB/MazE/SpoVT family DNA-binding domain-containing protein, with the protein MEKLITSMDQHGRVLIPSEIRGVLNIQPGDKVNLGSVNKI; encoded by the coding sequence GTGGAAAAACTAATAACAAGTATGGATCAACATGGTAGAGTATTAATTCCGTCAGAAATAAGAGGAGTGCTTAATATACAACCTGGTGATAAAGTTAATCTAGGTTCTGTGAACAAAATTTAG